Genomic DNA from Xyrauchen texanus isolate HMW12.3.18 chromosome 28, RBS_HiC_50CHRs, whole genome shotgun sequence:
GCACCGTGCACTTTCAGCACGCTCAAACATTACAAAAGTAGCATCTTTTAATTaatcactttaaaatcaccacagctaaaaatattaaacttactagtatgttgttggacgactagtggagcatcctgtcccatttgtaAGATGTGTCTCTCCGTATGACTTCTATCTGAATAATTTACATCTGTCatcttcagtcagtcatttaaatgctccctaaCAGCTGATTTAATTCACTTTAAGGTGTATATGAGTCTGGTAGTTCAAATTCCTCTgatatattttggattttgtgtGTAGTAGCCCCAGTTTCACGTGAATTGAAAGTTCACGTTTAATCCGTAACACCTGCCAAGCACCACACGGACACCATCCGTAACCATAGTAACAGTTCCAGTACCCACACTGGCACAAGTGTTTTCACAATTAGGCTTACAGAATCATGTGAATAActcatttatattatataatgtatacattatgtatattatttttgCCACATCTAAATAAAGCATTTTACGATTTTAACCGTGGATTCAAAATTCTTACGGTTAAATTAATCGTGACATTTTTTTCCGCATTTAATAGTAAAACCGTATAATCATGGCATCCCTGATTTTCGTTCAATTGCCAGATGggtttatacaaagtgacttactgtacagtgcattcaaggatCAGTATGTGTATTTGCTGTGAATCAAAAAAATAATCTTGGTGTTGGTAGCActatgctctatcagttgagctacaggaactaaGCTAATCTGTAAACCAGTGTCGGGGAAGCTACTTTGACACAGTAGCTTcctaagctacaagctactcattacTTTAACCCTTGTGCTATGTCGTTTTGTGCTAGCACACTTTGTCAGAAATCTcttattgcatatattatcacaacatactgcattatatattttattaacttcttttttttgtaaatatgccaggttttgtactccttttttgaacacattttttaaatatagcttttaTTGATAGAAGTATTAATTGAACTGAGCTCATACCAGGCTAGTGGGGGGTACTCAATATAATAATTAtcatacaaaacaaatataataaatgaataaccacttgcttgatctgaacaaaatagATGCCCTAATAAAGCTTAGAATGGATTTTCAATTCATATAGCTAAATCTACCATTCATTAAAAaattctttttaatttgctgacaaataagaATAGTTTCATTCTCCTAATTTGCAAATTAgttatcacatcatttatattcaGAGTtagtaaaaccataaaaaataatgttataCATCCATGTGCTATGTTTCATATATGGTTGGAAAGAATCCAATGAGCAATTTGTTTCATTCAGAGGCTTACCTTACTTATCATTGCTGAGATGcaattctcaccacaattgtacagagcggttatctgagttaccgtagacttggtcggttctaaccagtctggccattctctgttgacctctctcattaacaaggtgtttccatcttcAGAACTGTCCTgactggattttttatttatttttttggcaccatttggagtaaattgtagagactgtttgaaaatcccaggagatcagcggtcatccaaatcactgtgatatcatttttctccattctgatggttgatgtgaacattaactgaagctcctgacccaaatctgcattattttatgcactgcactgctgccacattattggcttattagataatcacatgcgTGATTGTTGGTGGtccgacatttgaagctccaaaaagaacagacagtcagcataaacctcATCCATCGACTAcactggttaaattaatgtcttctaaatcgAAACGATCGCTTTTGGTAATTAGATCCCTAATGAATCCCCaactaaaattaaccatggttacctCAGTCGTGTTTACTATTACTTTAGTACATTTTGTAATGGTTACACAAACAGTGTGAAATTTTTAAACTGAACATACATTTCCCCTTAAATACACTAATAAATTAGAAaacatcatattttatttaactgaATGGAATTATAGTGATAAACAActgcaatacactaaatattttgcttaaaaaaaggcAGACTATGCAGACCTCAGTTGAATCTGTGAATCATTTATGCAAACTGTCAGAAAGGACCGATTTACTAAAATTAATCTGGTGTTCACAACGCTAAATATTggggaatcatttatttgaattggTCCATTTGCATGAACTGTCTAAAATAACCGATTCACTTATATGATTTGGTTTGCCCAGAGCTTCATGAGAGGGATAGAAACGTTTAGGACACTGCAGGACTACTCGATGGAAATTGTAGCTTCTTACTGGAAAACTATTGCTAccctattgtgaaaatagctgagctactgtcaagctaaccaaaaatgtaaagttagtagcattgctacttttagttaaGTACTTTTAAACACTGCTGCAAACTGCCTGAACGGTAATAATTTCAAAGTGTAGAAGGGATTGTAatgaaacatttgtaaatataacCAAGCCAATCTCATGTTAAGTCGTAAGAATAGTACAAGACAAAATCGTAAAAAAAATCCTACAACTTTTAGACCAACCAATCACATACGCTTCCCTCACCTCATTGTAAACCCAGATATTTTCCTTTCTTCCTTTCgtaacatgattttaattggaAATATCAGTTTAGAAGGAGACAAGGGGAGTTTATGTGAATGGTTGGTCTAAAAGTCAATACAATATCCTACGATTTCGCCATCTTGTATGAATTAGAACGAactgtcatgagactatgttgcatATAACATGCTTCATGTCTACAAAACCAGATCATGATAGAGATCACAGTGATGCTTATGCAGTAACATTGAATCATTTGGTACTATGGCCATCTGTGCTCTTAACTGACCTCTTATCTTCTTCATCAGATCCCTGTGATGACAGGAGCTTTCATGGACTCATCACCTCATGATGACTACAGCACAGATCACTCTCTCTTCAACTCCTCGGCTAGTGTTCACGCCGCTGCACTGGCAGCTCACAACCAACAGGAGGAGCAGCAGCCCATGTCCTGGGATGCCATCTGGCTTTGGATCGCCATCACCGCCACCATCGGAAATATCATAGTGGTGGGCGTGGTCTATGCCTTCACGTTCTGACCTGTGAAATGAACTTGAGCTTGGGAGATATTCTGCTTTGAGTCCCCCAAGTGAAGGGCCCCTGGGGCCCACATAAGATAAACCGTGTGTGCTGTCTTTCCAGGAAACAGATGAATAAAGTGTTAgttgattgtttattttttatgcagAATGGTATCTAGAAGCTccagaaattatttttgtttcattgcgATTTTcacgttaaaaaaaaattaaatgataaatgtGAACCACTGATTTCATTTTTGCTGAGTGACAAATACTGCCAGACTTTTGCCAAATATTTTGTAAGTGGTTTTGCTTTTAGTATGTAATGACATATGCTGTTATTAAGCTTTAAATGTTTAGAGGGCTAACACTACTCTCTTAAAGTCATCCAACTACATTTTTAGAGCCATAATCAAGAAGTTGAAATGAATTCCATATTCCAATTTgagaaattgttaaattattttgGGAAAATGCTAAAGCAGGTAACCCACCTTTGGTCAACAGAGATTTCTATTTTTAAGTGAACCTTCTTCCTAAGGTCATATTATAATAGCACTTAGAAtctaactatttaaaaaaaaaaaaaaaaactttacatggGATTTTTCTAGACATTGTAgccaaaattatttaatttggtatagttttattttttcatttaatttaattttgatttattttattttgatcccAGGAaacttctgtttggagacagtctCTTATCTTAACCCTCTACATCATAAAAACAGAAATTGCAGCttataaaattttcattttaacatATACACCCGAACATGATTTTAATTAGAAATCTGCAAACCAATAAATTATTTCATACTGATAAATTGTTACATCCCCATAGTTGTGGATGCATCTGTAGCTTGTTTTTGGTAGAGGTTAAAGCTTTGCTTTTAATGAGCTCAGCATAAAAGATGGAGGTTGCTAAGGCAACTGTTTCATTCTCTCTGGAAGAAAGAGGCTGTTGCTTCATATCCCACCATCACACACCTGCTTCATCTGTCTACTGCCTGCTGGCACAAAGCAACtgtccaaacaaacacacataggaATAAACGTATCTCATACACAACTACAAACAGACTAATCGGCACCAGGAGATTGAATGTTTTGTCTGCTAAAATCCGTC
This window encodes:
- the LOC127622165 gene encoding uncharacterized protein C14orf132-like, with the protein product MDLSFMAAQIPVMTGAFMDSSPHDDYSTDHSLFNSSASVHAAALAAHNQQEEQQPMSWDAIWLWIAITATIGNIIVVGVVYAFTF